One Streptomyces sp. R28 DNA window includes the following coding sequences:
- a CDS encoding potassium/proton antiporter — MRAGQGRERPLTVHDLNQLLLVCSLVLLVAVAAVRISSRSGLPSLLVYLGIGVLMGQDGIGGIRFDDAELTQVIGYAALVVILAEGGLGTKWKEIKPALPAATALALVGVSVSVGVTAAAAHYLVGLDWRQALIIGAVVSSTDAAAVFSVLRKIPLPSRVTGTLEAESGFNDAPVVILVVAFSQSGPIEHWYALLGEIALELAIGAAIGIAVGWLGAWGLRHVALPASGLYPIAVMAIAVAAYAAGASAHGSGFLAVYLASMVMGNARLPHWPATRGFADGLGWIAQIGMFVLLGLLVTPHELGDDILPALLIGLVLTMVARPLSVVACLTPFRVPWREQALMSWAGLRGAVPIILATIPMVGGVEDSRRIFNIVFVLVVVYTLIQGPTLPWLARMLHLGQGPEPADLGIESAPLERLRGHLLSVAIPDGSKMHGVEVNELRLPAGAAVTLVVRDGKSFVPLPTTVLRLGDELLVVATDPVRDAAERRLRAVGAGGKLAGWLGTNGATSTRRPNRR, encoded by the coding sequence GTGCGCGCGGGCCAGGGAAGGGAACGGCCGCTGACTGTCCACGACCTCAACCAGCTCCTGCTCGTCTGCTCGCTCGTCCTGCTCGTCGCCGTCGCAGCGGTCCGGATCTCCTCGCGCAGCGGGCTCCCCAGCCTGCTCGTGTACCTGGGCATCGGCGTGCTCATGGGCCAGGACGGCATCGGCGGCATCCGCTTCGACGACGCCGAACTGACCCAGGTCATCGGGTACGCGGCACTGGTCGTGATCCTGGCCGAAGGCGGTCTCGGCACGAAGTGGAAGGAGATCAAGCCGGCCCTTCCGGCCGCCACCGCGCTGGCGCTGGTCGGGGTCTCGGTGAGCGTCGGGGTCACGGCGGCTGCCGCGCACTACCTGGTCGGGCTGGATTGGCGGCAGGCGCTGATCATCGGGGCGGTCGTCTCCTCGACCGACGCGGCCGCGGTCTTCTCCGTCCTGCGGAAGATCCCCCTCCCCTCGCGCGTGACGGGCACCTTGGAGGCCGAGTCCGGCTTCAACGACGCCCCCGTGGTGATCCTGGTCGTCGCCTTCTCCCAGTCCGGCCCGATCGAGCACTGGTACGCGCTGCTGGGCGAGATAGCCCTGGAGCTGGCCATCGGCGCCGCCATCGGCATCGCGGTGGGCTGGCTCGGCGCCTGGGGCCTGAGGCACGTGGCGCTGCCCGCCTCCGGCCTCTACCCGATCGCCGTCATGGCCATCGCCGTCGCCGCCTACGCGGCGGGCGCCTCGGCGCACGGCAGCGGCTTCCTGGCGGTGTACCTGGCCTCGATGGTGATGGGCAACGCGCGGCTGCCGCACTGGCCCGCCACGCGCGGGTTCGCCGACGGGCTCGGCTGGATCGCCCAGATCGGCATGTTCGTCCTGCTCGGCCTGCTGGTCACCCCGCACGAGCTGGGCGACGACATCCTGCCCGCGCTGCTCATCGGGCTGGTGCTGACGATGGTGGCGCGCCCGCTGAGCGTCGTCGCGTGTCTGACGCCGTTCCGGGTCCCCTGGCGGGAGCAGGCGCTGATGTCCTGGGCCGGGCTGCGCGGCGCCGTCCCCATCATCCTGGCGACGATCCCCATGGTGGGCGGCGTCGAGGACAGCCGCCGCATCTTCAACATCGTCTTCGTCCTGGTCGTCGTCTACACCCTGATCCAGGGACCGACGCTGCCCTGGCTCGCCCGCATGCTGCACCTCGGCCAGGGCCCCGAGCCCGCCGACCTCGGCATCGAGTCGGCGCCGCTGGAGCGGCTGCGCGGACATCTGCTGTCCGTCGCGATCCCCGACGGCTCGAAGATGCACGGCGTCGAGGTCAACGAGCTGCGGCTGCCCGCCGGGGCCGCCGTCACCCTCGTCGTCCGCGACGGAAAATCGTTTGTTCCGCTGCCGACGACGGTGCTGCGCCTCGGGGACGAGCTGCTCGTGGTCGCCACGGATCCGGTACGGGACGCCGCGGAGCGCCGACTGCGCGCCGTGGGGGCCGGGGGCAAGCTGGCCGGATGGCTGGGGACGAACGGAGCGACCTCCACCAGGCGACCCAATCGCAGGTGA
- a CDS encoding MFS transporter, whose translation MASTVTIEPSKDSSASSRPGYGQLLRTRGAWTFLLPGFAARQPFAMLTISIVLLVQHTTGSYGAAGAAAAVTGVSMAVFAPYSGRLADRYGQRTVLIPGVLVHTLSGLTLTTLALNHAPLWALFAAAVPTGASVPQVGPMVRARWGVKLQGSPLMTTAAAFESVTDELTFVVGPLLATALCTTVDPAAGLVTEAALTLLGGLLFAAQKSTQPLVAVDGHARVEHASALRVPGVRVLIVTFLGIGSVFGGMQVSLAAFTESIGEPGLNGVLYGTFATGNMLSGIACGAIAWKVSPQRRLVVGYAALALAASGLWAAHSVLVLAGLGLLVGMCIAPALITGYTLVEDLVPAGARTEAFTWLTGAVALGQAAAVTVAGQLEDRFWGGAGFLVPTGGTLLALATLVALRSRLAARPRGRTVARGVGHRVPVAVD comes from the coding sequence GTGGCATCCACGGTCACCATCGAGCCGTCGAAGGACTCGTCGGCCTCCTCCCGCCCGGGATACGGACAGCTGCTGCGCACCCGCGGCGCCTGGACGTTCCTGCTGCCCGGCTTCGCGGCGCGTCAGCCGTTCGCGATGCTGACCATCTCCATCGTGCTGCTCGTGCAGCACACCACCGGCTCCTACGGTGCGGCGGGCGCCGCCGCGGCCGTCACCGGCGTCTCCATGGCGGTGTTCGCGCCCTACAGCGGCCGTCTCGCCGACCGCTACGGGCAGCGCACCGTGCTGATCCCCGGCGTGCTGGTGCACACGCTGTCGGGACTGACCCTGACGACGCTCGCCCTGAACCACGCCCCCTTGTGGGCGCTGTTCGCGGCGGCCGTGCCGACCGGTGCCTCGGTGCCGCAGGTCGGGCCCATGGTGCGGGCCCGCTGGGGCGTGAAGCTCCAGGGCTCGCCCCTGATGACGACCGCGGCGGCCTTCGAGTCGGTCACGGACGAGCTGACCTTCGTCGTCGGTCCGCTGCTGGCCACCGCCCTGTGCACCACCGTCGACCCGGCCGCGGGCCTGGTCACGGAGGCCGCGCTCACACTGCTCGGCGGTCTGCTGTTCGCCGCCCAGAAGAGCACCCAGCCCTTGGTCGCCGTCGACGGGCACGCGCGCGTGGAGCACGCTTCCGCGCTGCGCGTCCCCGGTGTGCGCGTGCTGATCGTGACCTTCCTCGGCATCGGTTCCGTCTTCGGCGGCATGCAGGTCTCCCTGGCCGCCTTCACCGAGTCGATCGGCGAGCCCGGCCTGAACGGCGTCCTGTACGGCACCTTCGCCACGGGCAACATGCTCTCCGGCATCGCCTGCGGCGCCATCGCGTGGAAGGTCTCCCCGCAGCGCCGCCTCGTCGTCGGATACGCCGCCCTCGCGCTGGCCGCGTCCGGCCTGTGGGCCGCGCACTCGGTGCTCGTCCTGGCCGGCCTCGGTCTGCTGGTCGGCATGTGCATCGCGCCGGCGCTGATCACCGGGTACACGCTGGTCGAGGACCTGGTTCCGGCCGGTGCCCGCACCGAGGCGTTCACCTGGCTCACGGGCGCGGTGGCGCTCGGCCAGGCCGCCGCCGTCACGGTCGCCGGACAGCTGGAGGATCGCTTCTGGGGCGGCGCCGGGTTCCTGGTGCCGACGGGCGGGACGCTGCTCGCCCTGGCGACCCTGGTGGCACTGCGTTCGCGGCTGGCGGCGCGGCCCCGCGGCCGTACCGTCGCACGTGGCGTCGGTCACCGAGTCCCGGTAGCAGTGGACTGA